In the genome of Dehalococcoidia bacterium, one region contains:
- a CDS encoding Rrf2 family transcriptional regulator, translating to MSFAFHALARLARLAPGETATAEELAASLGASPSYLAHLMRRLTAAGLARAHAGAHGGYSLGPRGDNVSLKDVVSALSPAAALSAPELPICAACPLGAACPLRAVVAKAEATRQDVFARATVGGLARLLGAAERSPVAPAAPPPANRGGHGRRYRRIRPGGIHVRKTQG from the coding sequence GTGAGCTTTGCCTTCCACGCTCTCGCGCGACTCGCCCGCCTGGCTCCGGGTGAGACTGCGACGGCGGAGGAACTGGCGGCCAGCCTGGGCGCGTCTCCCAGCTACCTCGCCCATCTCATGCGGAGACTCACCGCGGCCGGGCTTGCCCGGGCGCATGCCGGCGCCCACGGCGGCTACAGCCTGGGGCCGCGCGGGGACAACGTCTCGCTGAAGGACGTCGTGTCGGCGCTCAGCCCGGCGGCTGCCCTGTCCGCCCCGGAATTGCCGATCTGCGCGGCTTGCCCTCTTGGCGCCGCCTGCCCCCTCCGGGCAGTGGTCGCCAAGGCGGAGGCGACACGGCAGGACGTGTTCGCCAGGGCCACCGTGGGCGGCCTGGCCCGGCTCCTGGGCGCGGCTGAACGCAGCCCCGTAGCGCCGGCAGCACCCCCGCCGGCCAACCGCGGCGGCCACGGCAGGCGGTATCGGCGGATCAGGCCGGGAGGTATCCATGTCAGAAAAACGCAAGGTTAA